TGTGCAGCCCAGCGGAGGTGAGCTGCCTGGACTCGTACGGTTtcccccctctggagagcctccACCGGGGGTCCCTGGCACAGGAAGAGCCCCTGGGCTTCCCCTCCAACGGAGGAGATCCCGACTGTCTCAACATGCTGGACGCTGGCTTCTACCACTCAGACCTGGGCCAGCGGGGAGGGGTGTACGGGGGCAAGGACTGCGAGCGGCCTTCTAAGAGGCTCAAGTTGGCGCTGCCCGACTCTTTCATCAACGACGTTTCCGTGGGTAACCTCGGAGTGGACTTTGAGGGGCGGCGGAACACGGCACACCACCGCATCACCGGCACCAAGA
This region of Salvelinus sp. IW2-2015 unplaced genomic scaffold, ASM291031v2 Un_scaffold13077, whole genome shotgun sequence genomic DNA includes:
- the LOC112080212 gene encoding mesoderm induction early response protein 3-like, with the translated sequence MEPTTEQQLSLLNSITASDLTALSNSVATVCSPAEVSCLDSYGFPPLESLHRGSLAQEEPLGFPSNGGDPDCLNMLDAGFYHSDLGQRGGVYGGKDCERPSKRLKLALPDSFINDVSVGNLGVDFEGRRNTAHHRITGTKMAVSVTDFGGLAGSGEPNGFMGAHARRHSTALQSE